A stretch of Vibrio maritimus DNA encodes these proteins:
- a CDS encoding BolA/IbaG family iron-sulfur metabolism protein, with translation MIQQAIEQKLHQAFHPTHLDVRNESNMHNVPPDSESHFKVIVVSDVFANERLISRHRKVNTVLADELAGPVHALAIHTYTPEEWTQENQLAPASPNCAGGGK, from the coding sequence ATGATTCAACAAGCCATCGAGCAAAAGCTCCATCAAGCTTTCCATCCAACACATCTTGATGTTCGCAATGAAAGTAATATGCATAACGTACCACCGGACTCAGAGAGTCACTTTAAGGTGATTGTCGTCAGTGACGTATTTGCTAATGAGCGTCTGATATCGCGACATCGTAAGGTCAATACGGTTCTAGCCGACGAGCTAGCAGGACCTGTTCATGCGTTAGCGATCCACACCTATACACCCGAAGAGTGGACACAAGAAAATCAATTAGCACCAGCCAGCCCGAATTGCGCTGGTGGTGGCAAGTAA
- a CDS encoding Na(+)-translocating NADH-quinone reductase subunit A, with protein sequence MITIKKGLDLPIAGTPSQVINDGKSITKVALLGEEYVGMRPTMHVRVGDEVKKGQVVFEDKKNPGVKFTSPASGKVIEVNRGAKRVLQSVVIEVAGDEQVTFDSYTADQLAGLDRDVIKTQLVESGMWTALRTRPFSKVPAIDSTTQAIFVNAMDTNPLAAEPELIINEQKDAFVAGLDLLSKLTDGKVYVCKTGTSLPRSTQSNVEEHVFNGPHPAGLVGTHMHFLYPVNANSVAWSINYQDVIAFGKLFTTGELYTDRVVSLAGPVVNNPRLVRTQLGASLEDVTDNELMPGEVRIISGSVLSGTHATGPHAYLGRYHQQVSVLREGRDKELFGWAMPGKNKFSITKSFLGHLFKGQLFNMTTTTNGSDRAMVPIGNYEKVMPLDMEPTLLLRDLCAGDQDSAQRLGALELDEEDLALCTFVCPGKYEYGQLLRECLDKIEKEG encoded by the coding sequence ATGATTACAATAAAGAAGGGCTTGGATCTTCCTATCGCAGGAACTCCTTCCCAGGTGATTAATGATGGTAAGTCCATCACTAAAGTCGCCTTGCTTGGCGAAGAGTACGTGGGTATGCGTCCAACGATGCATGTTCGCGTGGGTGATGAAGTGAAGAAAGGCCAGGTTGTTTTTGAAGACAAGAAGAACCCAGGTGTTAAATTTACTTCTCCAGCAAGCGGTAAGGTTATTGAAGTTAACCGTGGCGCGAAACGTGTCCTACAATCCGTCGTGATTGAAGTGGCAGGTGACGAGCAAGTTACTTTCGATAGCTACACAGCTGACCAACTAGCGGGTCTTGATCGCGATGTGATCAAAACTCAACTGGTTGAGTCTGGTATGTGGACTGCATTGCGTACTCGTCCGTTCAGCAAGGTTCCGGCGATCGATTCTACGACTCAAGCGATTTTCGTGAATGCTATGGATACTAATCCACTAGCAGCAGAGCCTGAATTGATTATCAACGAGCAAAAAGACGCGTTTGTTGCAGGTCTTGACCTACTGTCGAAACTGACAGACGGTAAAGTGTATGTCTGCAAAACAGGCACTAGTCTTCCTCGCTCAACTCAATCCAATGTCGAAGAGCATGTCTTCAACGGTCCGCACCCAGCGGGTCTTGTGGGCACTCACATGCATTTCCTATATCCAGTTAACGCGAACAGCGTTGCTTGGAGCATCAATTATCAAGATGTGATTGCATTCGGTAAGCTTTTCACCACGGGTGAATTGTACACGGATCGTGTTGTGTCTCTTGCAGGCCCAGTTGTGAATAACCCTCGCTTGGTTAGAACACAGCTTGGCGCTAGCCTAGAAGACGTAACGGATAACGAGTTGATGCCTGGTGAAGTTCGAATCATTTCTGGTTCTGTTCTTTCTGGTACACATGCTACTGGTCCACACGCCTACCTAGGTCGTTATCACCAGCAAGTTTCTGTACTTCGTGAAGGTCGTGACAAAGAGCTGTTTGGCTGGGCGATGCCTGGTAAGAACAAGTTCTCAATCACTAAATCATTCCTTGGTCACCTATTCAAAGGTCAGTTGTTCAACATGACAACCACAACCAATGGTAGTGATCGTGCAATGGTTCCAATCGGCAACTACGAAAAAGTAATGCCACTTGATATGGAGCCAACGCTATTACTTCGTGACCTATGTGCAGGCGATCAAGACAGCGCTCAGCGTCTTGGTGCTCTTGAACTAGATGAAGAAGACTTGGCGCTATGCACCTTTGTTTGTCCAGGTAAGTACGAATACGGTCAACTCCTTCGTGAGTGCCTAGACAAGATTGAGAAGGAAGGGTAA
- a CDS encoding NADH:ubiquinone reductase (Na(+)-transporting) subunit B has translation MLKKFIEDIEHHFEPGGKHEKWFALYEAAATLFYTPGLVTKRSSHVRDSVDLKRIMIMVWFAVFPAMFWGMYNAGNQAVMALNHLYTGAELAGVIDGNWHYWLTQGLGGTLGTDAGWGSKMILGATYFLPIYATVFIVGGFWEVLFCMVRKHEVNEGFFVTSILFALIVPPTLPLWQAALGITFGVVVAKEIFGGTGRNFLNPALAGRAFLFFAYPAQISGDLVWVAADGYSGATALSQWAQGGEGALINNITGQTISWMDAFIGNIPGSIGEVSTLALMIGAAMIVYMGIASWRIIAGVMIGMVAVATLFNVVGSDTNALFAMPWHWHLVLGGFAFGMFFMATDPVSASFTNNGKWAYGILIGAMCVMIRVVNPAYPEGMMLAILFANLFAPLFDHFVIEKNIKRREARYGK, from the coding sequence ATGCTTAAGAAATTCATTGAGGATATCGAGCATCATTTTGAGCCAGGTGGCAAACATGAAAAATGGTTTGCACTGTACGAAGCAGCGGCAACGCTATTCTACACGCCAGGTCTTGTAACGAAGCGCAGCTCGCATGTCCGTGATAGCGTTGACCTAAAACGCATCATGATCATGGTTTGGTTCGCAGTATTCCCAGCAATGTTCTGGGGTATGTACAACGCGGGTAACCAAGCGGTTATGGCACTTAACCATCTTTACACTGGCGCAGAGCTAGCGGGTGTTATCGATGGCAACTGGCACTACTGGCTAACTCAAGGTCTTGGCGGCACGCTGGGCACCGACGCGGGTTGGGGCAGTAAGATGATCTTGGGTGCAACTTACTTCCTACCTATCTACGCAACAGTGTTTATTGTTGGTGGTTTCTGGGAAGTGTTGTTCTGTATGGTGCGTAAGCACGAAGTTAACGAAGGTTTCTTTGTTACTTCTATTCTTTTCGCATTGATCGTTCCGCCAACACTTCCACTTTGGCAAGCAGCACTGGGTATTACCTTTGGTGTTGTTGTTGCTAAAGAAATCTTTGGTGGTACTGGTCGTAACTTCCTTAACCCAGCGCTTGCTGGCCGTGCTTTCCTATTCTTCGCTTACCCAGCGCAAATCTCGGGTGACTTAGTATGGGTTGCAGCTGACGGCTACTCAGGTGCTACGGCTCTTAGCCAATGGGCACAAGGTGGCGAAGGCGCACTAATCAACAACATCACTGGCCAAACAATCTCTTGGATGGACGCGTTCATAGGTAACATCCCAGGTTCGATTGGTGAAGTTTCAACGCTAGCACTTATGATTGGTGCGGCAATGATCGTTTACATGGGTATTGCGTCTTGGCGCATCATCGCCGGTGTAATGATCGGCATGGTTGCAGTAGCAACTCTGTTTAATGTTGTTGGTTCTGACACAAATGCTCTGTTTGCTATGCCTTGGCACTGGCACCTAGTACTAGGTGGTTTTGCATTCGGTATGTTCTTCATGGCAACAGACCCAGTTTCGGCATCGTTCACTAATAATGGTAAATGGGCATACGGCATTTTGATTGGCGCAATGTGTGTCATGATTCGTGTAGTCAACCCGGCTTACCCAGAAGGTATGATGCTAGCAATTCTATTTGCTAACCTGTTCGCACCTCTATTCGACCACTTTGTGATCGAGAAGAACATCAAACGGAGAGAAGCTCGCTATGGCAAGTAA
- a CDS encoding Na(+)-translocating NADH-quinone reductase subunit C has protein sequence MASNNDSIKKTLFVVIALSLVCSIVVSLAAVGLRDKQRANAVLDKQSKIIEVAGIEAEGTVAELYSQYIEPRLVDFNTGEFVDTAPDGSDANSYDQRKAAKDPSESIRLTADQDFAKILRRANVGTVYLVKQDGEVSSIILPVHGTGLWSMMYAFVAVQTDGNTVNGITYYEQGETPGLGGEIENPSWRAQFVGKKLFDENFKPAIAIVKGGAPEGSEHGVDGLSGATLTGNGVQGTFDFWLGDMGFGPFLAKVRDGGLN, from the coding sequence ATGGCAAGTAATAACGATAGCATTAAAAAGACGCTGTTTGTTGTTATCGCGTTGAGCTTAGTGTGCTCAATCGTTGTATCGCTTGCAGCAGTAGGTCTGCGTGACAAGCAACGCGCGAACGCGGTTCTAGATAAACAGTCGAAAATCATTGAAGTAGCGGGTATCGAAGCGGAAGGTACAGTTGCTGAGCTTTACAGCCAGTACATTGAGCCTCGTCTTGTTGACTTCAACACTGGTGAGTTTGTTGATACGGCGCCAGATGGCAGCGACGCAAACAGCTACGATCAACGTAAAGCGGCAAAAGACCCATCTGAGTCTATCCGTCTTACAGCTGACCAAGATTTTGCTAAGATTCTTCGTCGTGCAAACGTTGGTACTGTGTACCTAGTTAAGCAAGACGGTGAAGTGAGCAGCATTATCCTACCAGTACACGGTACAGGTCTATGGTCTATGATGTACGCGTTTGTTGCGGTTCAAACAGACGGTAATACTGTGAACGGTATTACATACTACGAGCAAGGTGAAACTCCTGGATTGGGTGGCGAAATCGAAAACCCATCTTGGCGTGCACAGTTTGTTGGCAAGAAACTGTTTGATGAAAACTTCAAGCCAGCGATTGCAATCGTGAAAGGTGGCGCACCTGAAGGTTCTGAGCACGGTGTTGACGGTCTATCTGGTGCAACACTGACAGGTAACGGCGTTCAAGGTACGTTTGACTTCTGGTTGGGTGACATGGGCTTTGGTCCATTCCTAGCTAAAGTTCGTGACGGAGGTCTGAACTAA
- a CDS encoding NADH:ubiquinone reductase (Na(+)-transporting) subunit D, with amino-acid sequence MADAKEMKKSLMAPVLDNNPIALQVLGVCSALAVTTKLETAFVMTLAVIFVTALSNFFVSLIRNHIPNSVRIIVQMAIIASLVIVVDQILKAYLYDISKQLSVFVGLIITNCIVMGRAEAFAMKSAPLPSLIDGIGNGLGYGFVLITVGFFRELFGSGKLFGLEVLPLVSNGGWYQPNGMMLLAPSAFFLIGFLIWAIRTIRPEQVEAKE; translated from the coding sequence ATGGCTGATGCTAAAGAAATGAAGAAGAGCCTGATGGCACCGGTGTTGGATAACAACCCGATCGCTCTTCAAGTTCTTGGTGTGTGTTCTGCTCTAGCAGTAACCACAAAACTAGAGACAGCATTTGTTATGACGCTGGCGGTAATTTTCGTTACTGCACTGTCTAACTTCTTCGTATCTCTAATTCGTAACCATATCCCAAATAGCGTTCGTATCATCGTACAGATGGCGATCATTGCATCTTTGGTAATCGTTGTTGACCAAATCCTGAAAGCGTACCTTTACGATATCTCTAAGCAGCTTTCGGTATTCGTTGGTCTAATCATTACTAACTGTATCGTAATGGGTCGTGCGGAAGCATTTGCTATGAAGTCTGCGCCACTACCATCGCTTATCGACGGTATTGGTAACGGTCTAGGCTATGGCTTCGTTCTTATTACTGTTGGCTTCTTCCGTGAACTGTTTGGTTCAGGCAAGCTATTCGGTCTGGAAGTACTTCCGCTAGTAAGTAACGGTGGTTGGTATCAGCCAAACGGCATGATGCTGCTAGCGCCTTCTGCGTTCTTCCTAATCGGCTTCCTGATCTGGGCAATTCGTACAATTAGGCCAGAACAAGTAGAAGCGAAGGAGTAA
- the nqrE gene encoding NADH:ubiquinone reductase (Na(+)-transporting) subunit E, giving the protein MEHYISLMVKSIFIENLALSFFLGMCTFLAVSKKVKTSFGLGVAVIVVLTVAVPVNNLLYNLVLKENALVAGVDLSFLNFITFIGVIAALVQILEMVLDRFFPPLYNALGIFLPLITVNCAIFGGVSFMVQRDYNFAESVVYGFGSGVGWMLAIVALAGIREKMKYSDVPPGLRGLGITFITVGLMALGFMSFSGVQL; this is encoded by the coding sequence ATGGAACATTATATTAGCTTAATGGTTAAGTCGATTTTCATCGAAAACCTTGCGCTTTCTTTCTTCCTAGGTATGTGTACATTCCTAGCGGTATCGAAAAAGGTTAAGACCTCTTTCGGTCTAGGTGTTGCGGTTATCGTTGTACTGACAGTGGCAGTACCGGTGAACAACCTGCTTTACAACCTAGTTCTTAAAGAAAATGCATTGGTGGCAGGTGTCGACCTTAGCTTTCTAAACTTTATTACCTTTATCGGTGTAATCGCAGCACTAGTACAGATCCTTGAGATGGTACTAGACCGCTTCTTCCCACCTTTGTATAACGCACTGGGTATCTTCCTACCGCTAATCACGGTGAACTGTGCGATCTTTGGTGGCGTATCATTCATGGTACAACGTGATTACAACTTTGCAGAATCTGTCGTGTACGGTTTTGGTTCTGGTGTGGGTTGGATGCTAGCTATCGTTGCGCTAGCAGGTATCCGTGAGAAGATGAAGTACTCTGACGTTCCTCCTGGTCTTCGTGGTCTTGGTATCACGTTCATCACGGTAGGTCTGATGGCACTGGGCTTCATGTCATTCTCTGGTGTTCAACTGTAA
- the nqrF gene encoding NADH:ubiquinone reductase (Na(+)-transporting) subunit F, which produces MDIILGVVMFTLIVLALVLVILFAKSKLVPTGDITISVNENPDLAITTQPGGKLLNALAGAGVFVSSACGGGGSCGQCRVKVKSGGGDILPTELDHISKGEAREGERLACQVAMKTDMDIELPEEIFGVKKWECTVISNDNKATFIKELKLQIPDGESVPFRAGGYIQIEAPAHHVKYSDFDVPEEYREDWDKFNLFRYESVVNEECIRAYSMANYPEEEGIIMLNVRIATPPPNNPDVPPGIMSSFIWSLKEGDKCTISGPFGEFFAKDTDNEMVFIGGGAGMAPMRSHIFDQLKRLKSKRKMSFWYGARSRREMFYVEDFDGLQAENDNFQWHVALSDPMPEDNWDGYTGFIHNVIYENYLKDHEAPEDCEYYMCGPPMMNAAVIGMLKDLGVEDENILLDDFGG; this is translated from the coding sequence ATGGACATTATTCTAGGTGTAGTGATGTTTACGCTGATTGTTCTAGCCCTAGTTTTGGTGATTTTGTTCGCCAAATCTAAGCTAGTACCAACAGGCGACATCACGATCTCTGTAAACGAAAACCCTGATCTCGCGATCACCACACAACCAGGTGGCAAATTATTGAATGCACTAGCTGGCGCTGGCGTATTCGTATCATCTGCTTGTGGTGGCGGTGGCTCTTGTGGTCAGTGTCGAGTAAAAGTGAAATCTGGCGGTGGTGACATTCTACCAACTGAGCTTGACCATATCTCAAAAGGTGAAGCGCGTGAAGGTGAGCGTCTAGCGTGTCAGGTAGCAATGAAGACTGACATGGACATCGAGCTTCCAGAAGAGATCTTCGGCGTTAAGAAGTGGGAATGTACTGTTATCTCTAACGATAACAAAGCGACATTCATCAAAGAGCTTAAGCTACAAATCCCAGATGGCGAATCAGTACCTTTCCGTGCTGGTGGTTACATCCAGATTGAAGCACCTGCTCACCACGTTAAATACTCTGACTTCGACGTACCAGAAGAGTACCGTGAAGATTGGGACAAGTTTAACCTGTTCCGCTACGAGTCAGTCGTTAACGAAGAGTGCATTCGTGCATACTCAATGGCTAACTACCCAGAAGAAGAAGGCATTATTATGCTGAACGTGCGTATCGCTACGCCGCCGCCTAATAATCCTGATGTACCACCTGGTATCATGTCTTCGTTCATCTGGTCACTGAAAGAAGGTGATAAGTGTACGATCTCTGGTCCATTTGGTGAGTTCTTCGCGAAAGATACTGACAACGAGATGGTCTTCATCGGTGGTGGTGCTGGTATGGCACCAATGCGTTCGCACATCTTTGACCAACTTAAGCGTCTGAAGTCTAAGCGTAAGATGTCATTCTGGTATGGTGCTCGTTCTCGTCGCGAAATGTTCTACGTGGAAGATTTCGATGGCCTACAAGCTGAAAACGACAACTTCCAGTGGCACGTTGCACTGTCTGACCCAATGCCAGAAGATAACTGGGATGGTTACACAGGTTTCATCCATAACGTAATCTATGAGAACTACCTCAAAGATCACGAAGCGCCAGAAGATTGTGAATACTACATGTGTGGTCCACCAATGATGAACGCGGCTGTAATCGGCATGCTGAAAGATCTTGGTGTAGAGGATGAAAACATCCTTCTAGATGACTTCGGTGGTTAA
- a CDS encoding FAD:protein FMN transferase encodes MFHLTKQLKVIVVSLFAAFVLTACGNSREQVHLSGPTMGTIYNVKYITVDNGPKPEKIQAEINRLLEQVNDQMSTYRQDSELSRFNRFFGTESFPVSKQTAIVVKEAIRLNEVTLGALDVTVGPLVNLWGFGPEARPEVVPSDEELAKRKAQTGIQHLSATDTTLKKDLHGLYVDLSTIAKGWGVDVLADYLDRVGIEDYMVEVGGEMRLKGLNREGVKWRIAIEKPSIDERSVQEIIEPGDMAIATSGDYRNYFEKEGVRYSHIIDPSTGKPINNKVVSVTVLDKSSMTADGLATGLMVLGEEKALQVAEQHSIPALIIVKTEDGFNEIASEAFKPYLNK; translated from the coding sequence ATGTTTCATCTAACCAAACAGTTAAAGGTTATCGTTGTCAGTTTGTTCGCAGCTTTTGTACTGACGGCTTGCGGCAACAGTCGTGAACAAGTGCACTTGAGCGGTCCGACGATGGGCACCATATACAACGTGAAGTACATTACGGTTGATAATGGTCCAAAACCTGAGAAAATTCAGGCGGAAATTAATCGCTTGCTTGAACAAGTCAATGACCAGATGTCGACCTATCGACAAGATTCAGAGCTGAGCCGCTTTAACCGCTTTTTCGGCACAGAATCGTTTCCTGTGTCTAAGCAAACGGCGATTGTGGTAAAAGAAGCCATCAGACTGAATGAAGTGACGTTAGGCGCGCTGGATGTGACGGTTGGTCCTTTGGTCAACTTATGGGGTTTTGGCCCTGAAGCTCGCCCAGAAGTCGTGCCTTCTGACGAGGAATTAGCCAAGCGTAAAGCTCAGACAGGTATTCAACACCTATCAGCGACGGATACAACATTGAAGAAAGATCTGCACGGTCTTTATGTCGATTTGTCGACGATTGCGAAAGGCTGGGGTGTGGATGTTCTTGCTGATTACCTTGATCGCGTAGGTATTGAAGATTACATGGTTGAGGTAGGTGGTGAGATGCGCCTTAAAGGCCTCAATCGTGAAGGTGTAAAATGGCGTATCGCCATTGAGAAACCATCTATCGACGAGCGCAGTGTTCAAGAAATCATTGAGCCTGGCGATATGGCGATTGCCACATCAGGTGATTATCGCAATTACTTCGAAAAAGAAGGTGTGCGCTACTCACACATCATCGATCCATCAACGGGTAAGCCAATCAATAATAAGGTGGTTTCAGTCACGGTATTGGATAAGTCGTCAATGACGGCAGACGGTCTTGCGACGGGTTTGATGGTGTTGGGTGAAGAGAAAGCATTACAAGTAGCAGAGCAACATAGCATTCCTGCACTTATTATTGTAAAAACAGAAGATGGCTTTAACGAGATTGCTTCAGAAGCATTTAAGCCTTACCTAAACAAATAA
- the nqrM gene encoding (Na+)-NQR maturation NqrM, whose translation MSTFLITFGIFLTVIVAMSVGYIFQKKVVKGSCGGLGALSIDKVCNCPEPCDARKKREAREQARAEKLAAWEKDRIA comes from the coding sequence ATGAGTACATTTCTAATTACCTTCGGAATTTTTCTAACCGTTATTGTTGCAATGTCGGTTGGCTACATCTTCCAAAAGAAAGTCGTAAAAGGCAGCTGTGGTGGCCTAGGTGCGCTAAGCATAGATAAAGTGTGTAACTGCCCAGAGCCGTGTGATGCACGTAAAAAGCGTGAAGCGCGTGAGCAAGCTCGTGCGGAGAAGCTTGCAGCTTGGGAAAAAGATCGCATCGCGTAA
- the dinB gene encoding DNA polymerase IV, whose amino-acid sequence MSDSIRKFIHVDMDCFYAAVEMRDNPHYRGKPLAVGGSERQRGVISTCNYEARKFGVRSAMPTAQALKLCPNLLLVPGRMEVYKETSKHIREIFSRYTSLIEPLSLDEAYLDVTESLHCQNSATRIAQSIRNDIWNELQLTASAGVAPLKFLAKIASDLNKPNGQCVIPPDKVQEVVDGLDLGKIPGVGKVSLEKLNNAGLFTCHDVRTSDYRELIMKFGRMGASLWKKSHGIDEREVVVERERKSIGVERTFSQNISQYDECWQVIENKLFPELKQRLERAQPKRNVIKQGIKVKFADFKLTTIEHVHNQLDLEYFKDLLREVLERQNGREIRLLGLSVMLEPLENARQLTMFE is encoded by the coding sequence GTGTCCGATTCCATTCGAAAATTTATTCATGTAGATATGGATTGCTTTTACGCAGCCGTAGAGATGCGTGACAATCCACATTATCGTGGCAAACCACTGGCTGTAGGCGGCAGTGAACGTCAGCGAGGCGTGATCAGTACCTGCAATTATGAAGCGCGCAAATTTGGTGTTCGCTCTGCGATGCCGACTGCGCAAGCACTCAAATTGTGTCCGAACTTGCTGTTGGTTCCAGGAAGAATGGAGGTATACAAAGAGACCTCCAAACACATTCGAGAGATCTTCTCTCGTTATACTTCGCTTATTGAACCGCTTTCCCTTGATGAAGCCTACTTGGATGTCACCGAGTCTCTACACTGCCAAAATTCAGCAACTCGTATCGCACAGAGTATTCGCAATGATATTTGGAATGAACTCCAATTAACGGCTTCGGCGGGCGTTGCACCGCTAAAGTTTCTCGCCAAAATCGCATCGGATTTGAATAAGCCAAATGGTCAGTGCGTTATTCCTCCTGACAAGGTACAAGAGGTTGTCGATGGTCTCGATCTCGGCAAGATACCTGGTGTGGGAAAGGTGAGCCTAGAGAAGCTTAATAACGCCGGGCTATTTACCTGCCACGACGTGCGTACCAGTGATTATCGAGAGTTAATCATGAAATTTGGTCGTATGGGGGCGTCGCTGTGGAAAAAAAGCCACGGGATAGATGAGCGCGAGGTTGTAGTAGAACGAGAGCGTAAATCGATAGGTGTCGAAAGAACCTTTTCTCAAAACATCAGCCAGTACGATGAATGCTGGCAAGTGATTGAAAACAAGCTTTTCCCAGAGCTGAAACAGCGTCTAGAGAGAGCACAGCCGAAACGTAACGTTATCAAACAAGGCATCAAAGTGAAGTTCGCTGACTTCAAACTGACCACCATTGAGCATGTCCATAATCAGCTCGATCTCGAATACTTTAAAGATCTATTGCGTGAAGTTCTTGAACGGCAAAATGGGCGTGAAATTCGCCTTTTGGGCTTAAGCGTCATGTTAGAGCCTCTCGAAAATGCACGCCAATTGACGATGTTTGAGTAA
- a CDS encoding GreA/GreB family elongation factor → MDKQVLIDELIEQLEQQITTLNSAMEQTVDAATNEETVPEHKYDTLALEASYLAHGQAMRLEEIRRDISTLKAFSLNDFTSDSAISLGALVELEDVNEEHSYYFLLPTAGGARLANESVVVVTPHSPLGKALKGGVVDDEVSVLIGDQRRGYDIISIC, encoded by the coding sequence ATGGATAAGCAGGTACTCATTGACGAACTCATTGAACAGCTCGAACAGCAAATCACCACCTTAAACTCTGCGATGGAGCAGACAGTAGATGCGGCGACGAACGAAGAAACGGTGCCTGAGCATAAATACGACACGCTAGCATTAGAGGCGTCTTATCTTGCCCACGGACAAGCGATGCGATTAGAAGAAATAAGGCGCGACATCTCAACGCTAAAGGCGTTTTCGTTGAATGATTTTACCAGTGATAGTGCAATATCTTTGGGGGCATTGGTCGAGTTAGAAGACGTCAATGAAGAACACAGCTACTATTTTCTGTTGCCTACAGCAGGTGGCGCTAGGCTAGCTAACGAAAGCGTGGTGGTAGTGACACCGCACTCACCTCTGGGTAAAGCGCTTAAAGGCGGTGTTGTAGACGATGAGGTTAGTGTCCTCATCGGAGACCAGCGCCGCGGCTATGATATTATCTCAATTTGCTAG
- a CDS encoding YggN family protein, whose product MNIKTRFGIVATSLFFTVPNAYALGQCGVDIKNEVHLNGEQVEVVNDAASSRVLIDENNNLFINGEQVTLDSAQQKALDSYRENMNTYVPKAKELAASGLAITNDLIDDVAASFDDSEAFNNVKTALAEFFADVQSRYQQGDEFVLQSDAFSSFMDNWEQDLAKAKEVFNKEFMSSAFTALQEKMQQEGSLNLTELSKQYNELKERMSGTLEQQSESLQKQAKDYCDSLNDVAEEEQQLHKKIPELKDYQVFTI is encoded by the coding sequence ATGAACATTAAAACCCGTTTTGGTATTGTTGCTACGAGCCTATTTTTCACCGTTCCTAATGCCTATGCGTTAGGGCAGTGTGGAGTAGATATAAAGAATGAAGTTCATTTAAATGGTGAACAAGTCGAAGTGGTTAACGATGCTGCCTCGTCTCGCGTGCTGATTGATGAAAACAACAACCTGTTTATCAATGGTGAGCAAGTTACCCTAGATTCAGCTCAGCAAAAAGCGCTCGATAGCTATCGAGAGAACATGAACACCTATGTACCTAAAGCAAAAGAGCTAGCGGCAAGTGGTTTAGCCATTACCAACGATCTTATCGATGATGTTGCCGCAAGTTTTGATGACTCCGAAGCGTTCAATAATGTTAAGACCGCACTCGCTGAGTTTTTTGCCGATGTTCAATCGCGTTACCAGCAAGGTGATGAGTTTGTTTTACAGTCAGATGCGTTTAGCTCGTTTATGGATAACTGGGAGCAGGACCTAGCGAAAGCAAAAGAAGTGTTCAACAAAGAATTTATGAGTAGCGCATTCACTGCACTTCAAGAAAAGATGCAGCAAGAAGGTAGCCTAAATCTGACAGAACTGTCTAAGCAGTATAATGAACTCAAAGAGCGTATGTCGGGCACGCTAGAGCAGCAATCTGAGTCTCTTCAAAAACAAGCTAAGGATTATTGCGACTCACTAAATGATGTTGCTGAGGAAGAGCAACAGCTTCACAAAAAGATTCCTGAGTTGAAGGATTATCAGGTTTTTACTATTTAG